A stretch of the Niveispirillum cyanobacteriorum genome encodes the following:
- a CDS encoding recombinase family protein has translation MRVFNQRNLDLPRRDRHGDLRWTRATISAIAKILGNPAYAGAFVYGRTRTCHGTCESGLPSKAPRPIDQWRIVVKDRYPAYIDWPTYEKIRTIVADNRAEYMRTKTRGLPATASYCCTASLGAQGADTRCMSVTRGWRVCVQPPSYT, from the coding sequence ATGCGTGTGTTCAATCAACGCAACCTCGACCTCCCCCGTCGTGACCGCCATGGTGACTTACGCTGGACACGGGCAACAATCTCAGCCATCGCCAAGATACTCGGAAATCCCGCTTATGCTGGCGCGTTCGTTTACGGACGGACCCGCACGTGCCATGGCACATGCGAAAGTGGGTTACCATCCAAGGCCCCAAGACCAATCGATCAATGGCGGATCGTCGTGAAGGATCGTTACCCAGCTTACATTGACTGGCCGACTTATGAAAAAATCCGCACCATTGTCGCAGACAATCGGGCCGAATACATGCGCACCAAGACAAGAGGGCTCCCCGCGACGGCGAGTTACTGCTGCACGGCATCGCTTGGTGCGCAAGGTGCGGACACAAGATGTATGTCCGTTACAAGGGGGTGGCGAGTATGTGTGCAACCACCTTCGTACACATGA
- a CDS encoding recombinase family protein, whose protein sequence is MSELIKPTHLARKAVVYIRQSTPHQVVSNQESLRLQYALRQRARDLGWHEADIDVIDADLGLSGASATQRGGFKELVGRVGLSEVGLILSIDVTRLARNCSDWYPLLDICGLRGCLIADRDGVYDPGSPNGRLLLGLKGTISELELHTIRSRLTAGLLAKAGTRRVGAQPAGRSCTRSKRSGDQGSEH, encoded by the coding sequence ATGTCAGAGCTGATCAAACCCACCCATCTGGCACGTAAGGCGGTCGTCTATATCCGACAGTCGACGCCTCACCAGGTGGTGAGCAATCAGGAAAGTCTGCGGCTGCAGTACGCGTTGCGGCAACGCGCTCGCGATCTCGGATGGCATGAGGCCGACATAGATGTGATCGACGCCGATCTCGGCCTGAGTGGGGCGTCCGCTACACAACGGGGTGGGTTCAAGGAACTGGTCGGGCGGGTTGGCCTCAGCGAGGTTGGGCTTATCCTGTCGATCGACGTCACGCGGCTTGCCCGCAACTGTTCTGATTGGTATCCGCTCCTGGATATCTGCGGACTCCGCGGTTGTCTGATTGCCGACCGGGACGGTGTTTATGATCCGGGTAGCCCGAATGGCCGCTTGCTGCTCGGGCTCAAGGGGACGATATCCGAACTCGAACTGCACACGATCCGCAGCCGCCTTACGGCAGGGCTTCTTGCCAAGGCCGGCACGCGGCGAGTTGGCGCTCAACCTGCCGGTCGGTCTTGTACGCGATCCAAGCGGAGTGGTGACCAAGGATCCGAACATTGA
- a CDS encoding glycosyltransferase has product MPQNSLVIFSPVPPMRNGIADYCAELLPWHARDFDCTLVIDNAAPDPDVHENVKVLRLAEYETREKDFTEAVHLYHVGNNPDHVYLLTVLMRRPGVVVIHDVSLHHLLDCQTLRWGDIDVYCDALIREYGRPGQLLAKQFRSSHWREPMMFYELPMNRSIVARAHAVVVHSGFARVKVLAQEPSATVVHIPHHLSSAALETDLVTRREARSRLGLDPDTLLFMSMGFVTQAKQIEAVLRALDNLRDVLPPFQYLIAGEARPDQYDVEADIARYALGDIVSVTGYVPDELFFNYIAAADIIINLRYPTGGETSGTLIRALGSGACAIVIDHGPFTELPDSAAVKVPWGPDFEVHLQSALLELGLDPDLRSIIGEAARMHVRSVHAIERSADAYRDTIATVRQSPRRSWTVTAPWEFATAAAHEEALARLKAPDTRPGALWWRQAVVPTRGDEPVCVVVCATRDDCARYLSEIYGHIASEVEWLPVPSWINPLSERPRRACDLLLVVQPIRQISELWRGLVAANRAVALGGILVLDLWHDNDDEVPRGLTHPNDIDELLLRAGFRLRRRWIGPEEVSFAVDLADPEAWMRTPTVEVCWQVVKISEFIDPPGQWCREIVTPSKPNQPITLGGSIDHLADVGA; this is encoded by the coding sequence ATGCCCCAGAATTCTCTGGTTATCTTCTCGCCCGTGCCGCCGATGCGTAACGGCATCGCGGATTATTGCGCTGAGTTGCTACCCTGGCACGCACGTGACTTCGATTGCACTCTTGTAATTGACAATGCTGCACCAGACCCTGACGTCCATGAGAACGTCAAAGTACTACGGTTGGCGGAGTACGAGACGCGCGAGAAAGATTTCACAGAAGCAGTCCACCTATATCATGTAGGTAACAACCCCGATCACGTCTATCTTTTGACAGTCCTTATGCGCCGACCGGGCGTGGTCGTCATTCACGATGTCTCTCTTCATCATCTGCTCGACTGTCAGACTCTGCGTTGGGGCGATATAGACGTGTACTGTGACGCGCTGATACGCGAATATGGCCGGCCGGGACAATTGCTGGCGAAGCAGTTCCGATCATCACACTGGCGTGAACCGATGATGTTCTATGAATTGCCGATGAACCGCTCGATCGTCGCCCGTGCGCACGCCGTCGTGGTGCATTCCGGGTTTGCCAGGGTAAAAGTGCTGGCGCAGGAACCGTCCGCTACCGTCGTCCATATTCCGCACCACCTGTCCTCCGCCGCGTTGGAGACCGATCTTGTTACTCGGCGCGAGGCCCGATCACGCCTTGGCCTTGACCCCGACACGCTGCTGTTCATGTCTATGGGGTTCGTGACGCAGGCCAAGCAGATAGAGGCCGTATTGCGTGCGCTGGACAATTTGCGCGATGTGCTTCCACCCTTCCAGTACCTCATCGCCGGTGAGGCCAGGCCCGACCAGTACGATGTCGAGGCCGACATTGCCCGATATGCCCTCGGTGATATTGTCTCGGTGACGGGCTATGTTCCAGATGAATTATTCTTTAACTACATCGCTGCGGCGGATATTATCATTAACTTGCGCTATCCGACGGGCGGCGAGACCTCCGGCACCTTGATCCGTGCGCTGGGGAGTGGCGCGTGCGCGATAGTGATCGACCATGGCCCTTTCACCGAACTGCCAGACAGCGCTGCCGTCAAAGTGCCATGGGGGCCTGACTTTGAGGTCCATCTCCAAAGCGCGCTGCTTGAGCTTGGCCTTGACCCAGATCTGCGGTCCATCATCGGCGAGGCGGCACGCATGCATGTACGAAGCGTCCATGCAATTGAACGCTCGGCCGATGCTTATCGTGACACAATCGCGACCGTACGGCAAAGCCCTAGGAGGTCGTGGACCGTCACCGCACCCTGGGAGTTCGCGACAGCCGCCGCGCATGAAGAAGCACTGGCTAGGTTGAAGGCGCCCGACACCAGGCCAGGCGCCTTGTGGTGGCGTCAGGCAGTGGTTCCGACGCGGGGTGACGAACCAGTTTGCGTGGTTGTCTGTGCCACACGTGACGACTGCGCTCGATATCTCAGCGAGATCTATGGGCATATTGCATCAGAGGTCGAGTGGTTGCCGGTTCCGTCATGGATTAATCCGCTGTCGGAGCGCCCCAGACGCGCCTGTGACCTGTTGCTTGTGGTGCAACCGATCAGACAGATCAGTGAGTTGTGGCGGGGCCTTGTCGCCGCGAACCGTGCCGTTGCCCTAGGGGGCATCTTGGTGCTCGATCTGTGGCATGACAACGACGACGAGGTGCCGCGTGGCCTGACCCATCCGAACGACATCGACGAGCTTCTCCTGCGTGCAGGCTTCCGCCTGCGTCGCCGTTGGATCGGACCGGAGGAGGTGTCCTTCGCGGTCGACCTTGCCGATCCTGAGGCTTGGATGAGGACGCCGACGGTAGAAGTGTGTTGGCAGGTTGTGAAGATTTCCGAATTCATTGATCCGCCAGGGCAATGGTGCAGAGAGATCGTGACCCCGTCAAAGCCCAACCAACCAATCACACTTGGTGGAAGCATCGATCACTTAGCCGATGTGGGGGCATGA